A genome region from Phoenix dactylifera cultivar Barhee BC4 chromosome 18, palm_55x_up_171113_PBpolish2nd_filt_p, whole genome shotgun sequence includes the following:
- the LOC103723135 gene encoding cyclin-B2-2-like isoform X2, translating to MDRVGGNHRGMVESTSARGVPMEGVKFGADMGNNNRRALKDIRNIVGVPPYPCAVIKKGLQDKSAGNDKNPPSFVGRRPMTRRFAASLTNQSQPCHQISSARRLQPIGSERQKKPLPSALSSRALDASTAIDVDDFKSANDLPLPMVEEMEELDNCELKEVEMEDLQEEPIPDIDSCDSKNPLAVVEYVEDIYSFFRQTEDLGRACPNYIANQFDINEKMRAILIDWLIEVHYKFELMDETLFLTVNIIDRFLARQTVVRKKLQLVGVTAMLLACKYEEVSVPVVEDLILISDRAYTREEVLEMERLIVKTLRFNMSVPTPYVFMRRFLKAADSDKKQELLSFYIVELCLVEYQMLKFCPSLLAAAAVYTAQSALKGFKHWSRASELHTNYSEDQLLECSRMMVEFHQKAGHGKLTAVYRKYSTFKFGCAAKSEPAFFLMDT from the exons GTGTTCCAATGGAGGGCGTGAAATTTGGCGCAGACATGGGGAATAACAATAGAAGAGCACTGAAAGACATCAGAAACATTGTGGGCGTTCCTCCCTATCCGTGTGCAGTGATcaagaagggattgcagga TAAGAGTGCCGGGAATGATAAGAACCCCCCAAGTTTTGTTGGCCGGCGACCAATGACAAG GAGATTCGCAGCTTCCTTAACCAACCAATCACAACCTTGTCACCAG ATTTCTAGTGCAAGAAGACTTCAGCCAATTGGGAGTGAGAGACAGAAGAAACCCTTGCCGTCTGCTCTAAGTTCTAGGGCCTTGGATGCTTCCACTGCCATAGATGTTGATGATTTCAAATCAGCTAATGACTTGCCTTTACCTATGGTGGAGGAGATGGAAGAATTG GATAACTGTGAGCTCAAGGAGGTTGAAATGGAGGATCTACAGGAGGAGCCTATTCCAGACATCGACAGCTGTGATTCGAAAAATCCATTGGCAGTTGTCGAGTATGTGGAGGACATCTACAGCTTCTTTAGGCAGACTGAG GACTTAGGCCGTGCCTGCCCTAACTACATTGCAAACCAGTTTGACATTAATGAGAAGATGCGTGCTATTCTGATTGACTGGCTAATAGAG GTGCACTACAAATTTGAACTTATGGACGAGACTTTATTTCTAACTGTGAACATCATCGACAGATTTTTAGCACGTCAAACAGTTGTGAGGAAGAAGCTCCAGTTGGTAGGAGTGACAGCCATGCTCCTTGCATGCAAATATGAGGAAGTTTCTGTTCCTGTTGTGGAGGACCTAATCCTAATATCAGACCGTGCTTACACAAGGGAAGAAGTTCTTGAAATG GAGAGGTTGATAGTCAAGACGTTGCGGTTCAACATGTCTGTGCCAACCCCTTATGTTTTCATGAGGAGGTTCCTCAAAGCAGCTGATTCTGACAAGAAG CAAGAACTTCTATCTTTTTACATTGTTGAGCTCTGTCTTGTCGAGTATCAAATGCTGAAGTTCTGCCCTTCATTGTTAGCCGCTGCTGCTGTCTACACTGCTCAGTCTGCTCTTAAAGGGTTCAAGCACTGGAGTAGAGCTAGTGAGCTACATACAAATTACTCAGAGGACCAGCTTTT AGAGTGCTCCAGAATGATGGTAGAATTCCATCAGAAGGCAGGACATGGGAAGCTCACTGCGGTATACCGGAAATATAGCACGTTTAAGTTTGGGTGTGCAGCAAAATCTGAACCAGCCTTTTTTCTGATGGATACATGA
- the LOC103723135 gene encoding cyclin-B2-2-like isoform X1: MDRVGGNHRGMVESTSARDCKGVPMEGVKFGADMGNNNRRALKDIRNIVGVPPYPCAVIKKGLQDKSAGNDKNPPSFVGRRPMTRRFAASLTNQSQPCHQISSARRLQPIGSERQKKPLPSALSSRALDASTAIDVDDFKSANDLPLPMVEEMEELDNCELKEVEMEDLQEEPIPDIDSCDSKNPLAVVEYVEDIYSFFRQTEDLGRACPNYIANQFDINEKMRAILIDWLIEVHYKFELMDETLFLTVNIIDRFLARQTVVRKKLQLVGVTAMLLACKYEEVSVPVVEDLILISDRAYTREEVLEMERLIVKTLRFNMSVPTPYVFMRRFLKAADSDKKQELLSFYIVELCLVEYQMLKFCPSLLAAAAVYTAQSALKGFKHWSRASELHTNYSEDQLLECSRMMVEFHQKAGHGKLTAVYRKYSTFKFGCAAKSEPAFFLMDT, from the exons ATTGTAAAGGTGTTCCAATGGAGGGCGTGAAATTTGGCGCAGACATGGGGAATAACAATAGAAGAGCACTGAAAGACATCAGAAACATTGTGGGCGTTCCTCCCTATCCGTGTGCAGTGATcaagaagggattgcagga TAAGAGTGCCGGGAATGATAAGAACCCCCCAAGTTTTGTTGGCCGGCGACCAATGACAAG GAGATTCGCAGCTTCCTTAACCAACCAATCACAACCTTGTCACCAG ATTTCTAGTGCAAGAAGACTTCAGCCAATTGGGAGTGAGAGACAGAAGAAACCCTTGCCGTCTGCTCTAAGTTCTAGGGCCTTGGATGCTTCCACTGCCATAGATGTTGATGATTTCAAATCAGCTAATGACTTGCCTTTACCTATGGTGGAGGAGATGGAAGAATTG GATAACTGTGAGCTCAAGGAGGTTGAAATGGAGGATCTACAGGAGGAGCCTATTCCAGACATCGACAGCTGTGATTCGAAAAATCCATTGGCAGTTGTCGAGTATGTGGAGGACATCTACAGCTTCTTTAGGCAGACTGAG GACTTAGGCCGTGCCTGCCCTAACTACATTGCAAACCAGTTTGACATTAATGAGAAGATGCGTGCTATTCTGATTGACTGGCTAATAGAG GTGCACTACAAATTTGAACTTATGGACGAGACTTTATTTCTAACTGTGAACATCATCGACAGATTTTTAGCACGTCAAACAGTTGTGAGGAAGAAGCTCCAGTTGGTAGGAGTGACAGCCATGCTCCTTGCATGCAAATATGAGGAAGTTTCTGTTCCTGTTGTGGAGGACCTAATCCTAATATCAGACCGTGCTTACACAAGGGAAGAAGTTCTTGAAATG GAGAGGTTGATAGTCAAGACGTTGCGGTTCAACATGTCTGTGCCAACCCCTTATGTTTTCATGAGGAGGTTCCTCAAAGCAGCTGATTCTGACAAGAAG CAAGAACTTCTATCTTTTTACATTGTTGAGCTCTGTCTTGTCGAGTATCAAATGCTGAAGTTCTGCCCTTCATTGTTAGCCGCTGCTGCTGTCTACACTGCTCAGTCTGCTCTTAAAGGGTTCAAGCACTGGAGTAGAGCTAGTGAGCTACATACAAATTACTCAGAGGACCAGCTTTT AGAGTGCTCCAGAATGATGGTAGAATTCCATCAGAAGGCAGGACATGGGAAGCTCACTGCGGTATACCGGAAATATAGCACGTTTAAGTTTGGGTGTGCAGCAAAATCTGAACCAGCCTTTTTTCTGATGGATACATGA